Proteins from one Mobula birostris isolate sMobBir1 chromosome 10, sMobBir1.hap1, whole genome shotgun sequence genomic window:
- the LOC140204403 gene encoding nanos homolog 2-like, whose protein sequence is MAAKTELLRAPTRLLPSARWRQQMCYTAAASIEAERVMDRSAPGTPEFDMWKDYLNLATEVEGIRRSGVGDGDGAAPAAPSPPPPPPRGAFRPLAVGERPLSPEAARKDGDGICAFCRHNGESRKVYSSHVLKADGGRVLCPILRNYVCPLCRATGDSAHTLKYCVLNPDRRSLYRNSGRNSVGKRSRR, encoded by the exons ATGGCGGCGAAGACGGAGCTGTT GAGGGCACCCACCCGCCTTCTCCCTTCAGCGCGCTGGAGACAGCAGATGTGCTACACAGCAGCGGCCAGCATTGAAGCGGAGAGAGTAATGGACAGGAGCGCCCCAGGAACCCCGGAGTTCGACATGTGGAAGGATTACCTGAACCTGGCCACCGAGGTCGAGGGGATCCGGCGGTCCGGCGTCGGAGACGGGGACGGAGCCGCGCCCGCCGCGCCCAGCccaccgccgccgccgccgcGGGGCGCCTTCCGGCCGCTGGCGGTGGGCGAGCGGCCGCTCTCCCCGGAGGCGGCGAGGAAGGACGGCGACGGCATCTGCGCCTTCTGCCGGCACAACGGCGAGTCGCGCAAGGTCTACTCCTCGCATGTGCTGAAGGCGGACGGGGGGCGGGTGCTGTGCCCCATCCTGCGGAACTATGTGTGCCCGCTCTGCCGAGCCACCGGCGACTCGGCGCACACCCTCAAGTACTGCGTCTTGAACCCCGACCGGCGTTCGCTATACCGCAACAGCGGGCGCAACTCGGTGGGCAAGAGGTCCAGGCGCTGA